In Pongo abelii isolate AG06213 chromosome 22, NHGRI_mPonAbe1-v2.0_pri, whole genome shotgun sequence, the following are encoded in one genomic region:
- the OLIG2 gene encoding oligodendrocyte transcription factor 2, with protein MTSASQPPGGPSSLARQPLQDTNIVPRPRPGHRCRRRRCRRAIKTGRAPKGADAYYRPTRHQRPVPGSPLRLFGASSSNRIHIFGSEGRRTLRKLRRLSSPGAMDSDASLVSSRPSSPEPDDLFLPARSKGSSGSAFTGGTVSSSTPSDCPPELSAELRGAMGSAGAHPGDKLGGSGFKSSSSSTSSSTSSAAASSTKKDKKQMTEPELQQLRLKINSRERKRMHDLNIAMDGLREVMPYAHGPSVRKLSKIATLLLARNYILMLTNSLEEMKRLVSEIYGGHHAGFHPSACGGLAHSAPLPAATAHPAAAAHAAHHPAVHHPILPPAAAAAAAAAAAAAVSSASLPGSGLPSVGSIRPPHGLLKSPSAAAAAPLGGGGGGSGASGGFQHWGGMPCPCSMCQVPPPHHHVSAMGAGSLPRLTSDAK; from the exons ATGACATCAGCTTCCCAGCCCCCCGGCGGGCCCAGCTCATTGGCGAGGCAGCCCCTCCAGGACACGAACATTgttccccgcccccgccccggccACCGCTGCCGCCGTCGCCGCTGCCGCCGGGCTATAAAAACCGGCCGAGCCCCTAAAGGTGCGGATGCTTATTATAGACCGACGCGACACCAGCGCCCGGTGCCAGGTTCTCCGCTGAGGCTTTTCGGAGCGAGCTCCTCAAATCGCATCCACA TTTTCGGGTCCGAGGGAAGGAGGACCCTGCGAAAGCTGCGACGACTATCCTCCCCCGGGGCCATGGACTCGGACGCCAGCCTGGTGTCCAGCCGCCCGTCGTCGCCAGAGCCCGATGACCTTTTTCTGCCGGCCCGGAGTAAGGGCAGCAGCGGCAGCGCCTTCACTGGGGGCACCGTGTCCTCGTCCACCCCGAGCGACTGCCCGCCGGAGCTGAGCGCCGAGCTGCGCGGCGCTATGGGCTCTGCGGGCGCGCATCCTGGGGACAAGCTAGGAGGCAGTGGCTTCAAGTCATCGTCGTCCAGCACCTCGTCGTCCACGTCGTCGGCGGCTGCGTCGTCCACCAAGAAGGACAAGAAGCAAATGACAGAGCCGGAGCTGCAGCAGCTGCGTCTGAAGATCAACAGCCGCGAGCGCAAGCGCATGCACGACCTCAACATCGCCATGGACGGCCTGCGCGAGGTCATGCCGTACGCGCACGGCCCTTCGGTGCGCAAGCTTTCCAAGATCGCCACGCTGCTGCTGGCGCGCAACTACATCCTCATGCTCACCAACTCGCTGGAGGAGATGAAGCGACTGGTGAGCGAAATCTACGGGGGCCACCACGCTGGCTTCCACCCGTCGGCCTGCGGCGGCCTGGCGCACTCCGCGCCCCTGCCCGCCGCCACCGCGCATCCGGCAGCAGCAGCGCACGCCGCACATCATCCAGCGGTGCACCACCCCATCCTGCCGCCCGCCGCCGCAGCGGCTGCTGCcgccgctgcagccgcggcggtgTCCAGCGCCTCTCTGCCCGGATCCGGGCTGCCGTCGGTCGGCTCCATCCGTCCACCGCACGGCCTACTCAAGTCTCCGTCTGCTGCCGCGGCCGCCCCgctggggggcgggggcggtggcAGTGGGGCGAGCGGGGGCTTCCAGCACTGGGGCGGCATGCCCTGCCCTTGCAGCATGTGCCAGGTGCCGCCGCCGCACCACCACGTATCGGCCATGGGCGCCGGCAGCCTGCCGCGCCTCACCTCCGACGCCAAGTGA